A stretch of Anoplolepis gracilipes chromosome 12, ASM4749672v1, whole genome shotgun sequence DNA encodes these proteins:
- the LOC140671915 gene encoding cytosol aminopeptidase-like: MALSFIRAKVLPCRNSLLCFFASVSNMKKGLVLGVYETKDENNVVFTPTAAKYNELVNGKLLKNILIAGPKIPKGHVRVFWGLDETDYSGVAVVGLGKQGLGINKLEEIHEGKENVRVAAAAGCRALDDVDIKDIKLETLGDAEAAAEGAGLATWLYQGYKNEEKKKKLPKISLYGGEGEAQWRVGIIKAQAQNWARELADTPANLMTPTIFSQQASEVLTNLGVNVQVHDKSWADEKKMGSFLSVSRGSSEPPKFLEISYKGAENPSESPVTFVGKGVTFDAGGISLKPSSKMDEMRADMGGAACVVAAIRAAAELKLKKNIIGLIPLTENLPSGHATKPGDLVRAMNGKTIIVDNTDAEGRLILADALCYAQEFNPKFILDIATLTGAMRVALSSSATGVFTNDGNLYETLKTAGTVTGDRVWRFPLWQYFTDEVTKKVKGADINNISKNKGGGSCTAAAFLREFVANNTPWMHLDIAGVMGPANDELSYIPSGMTGRPTRTLIQFLQAL; the protein is encoded by the exons ATGGCATTGTCTTTTATCAGGGCTAAGGTATTACCGTGCAGAAATTCACTCTTGTGTTTCTTTGCCAGCGTATCGAACATGAAG aAGGGATTGGTGCTCGGTGTGTACGAAACAAAGGACGAGAATAACGTTGTGTTTACTCCTACTGCCGCCAAGTACAATGAATTGGTTAACGGAAAGTTGctgaaaaatatcttaat AGCAGGACCAAAGATTCCTAAGGGTCATGTTAGAGTGTTTTGGGGTTTGGATGAAACAGATTACAGCGGAGTCGCAGTAGTTGGTTTAGGAAAACAAGGTCTTGGTATTAACAAACTTGAAGAGATCCATGAAGGAAAGGAAAATGTACGTGTTGCCGCAGCAG cgGGATGCCGTGCTTTGGACGATGTCGACATAAAGGATATCAAGCTGGAAACACTAGGAGATGCTGAAGCCGCCGCCGAAGGAGCCGGTTTAGCTACGTGGCTTTATcaaggatataaaaatgaggaaaagaagaaaaaattaccaaaGATCTCTCTTTACGGAGGAGAAGGAGA GGCGCAATGGCGAGTGGGTATTATAAAGGCCCAGGCACAGAATTGGGCTCGCGAACTCGCAGATACACCCGCGAATCTGATGACGCCCACGATATTCTCGCAACAAGCCTCTGAGGTTCTGACAAATCTCGGGGTTAACGTTCAAGTGCACGACAAGAGCTGGGCCGACGAGAAGAAGATGGGTTCATTCCTCAGCGTATCGCGTGGTAGTTCCGAACCACCTAAATTCCTAGAGATCAGTTACAAAGGCGCCGAGAATCCTAGCGAGTCTCCGGTGACGTTTGTCGGCAAAGGAGTCACCTTTGACGCCGGTGGCATTAGCCTTAAG CCATCATCGAAAATGGATGAAATGCGCGCCGATATGGGCGGCGCCGCTTGCGTGGTTGCTGCCATTCGAGCTGCGGCGGAactaaaattgaagaaaaatatcatcgGATTAATTCCACTCACGGAAAATTTACCATCCGGGCATGCCACGAAACCAGGAGATCTAGTGCGGGCGATGAATGGCAAAACCATTATCGTAGACAATACTGATGCGGAGGGCAGGTTGATTCTCGCCGACGCGTTGTGTTATGCTCAGGAGTTTAATCCGAA atttattttggATATTGCTACGTTGACCGGTGCCATGAGAGTTGCCTTATCCAGTTCCGCCACAGGCGTGTTCACCAATGACGGTAATCTCTATGAAACTTTGAAAACTGCTGGCACGGTAACTGGCGATCGAGTATGGAGATTCCCTTTGTGGCAATATTTCACTGACGAAGTGACGA aaaaagtcAAGGGTgccgatataaataatatctcaaaGAATAAAGGCGGTGGTTCTTGTACCGCTGCTGCCTTCTTAAGGGAGTTTGTCGCCAACAATACACCATGGATGCATCTGGACATAGCCGGTGTCATGGGTCCCGCTAACGACGAATTGTCGTATATTCCGAGCGGGATGACCGGGCGCCCGACGCGTACgctaatacaatttttacaggCATTGTAG
- the LOC140671913 gene encoding E3 ubiquitin-protein ligase COP1-like, whose protein sequence is MSTPGNSNMGNDGNAGSSCGLGDSSKINKFHQPTNVLQRMTGILEDKSNDYMCPICFDLIDTAYITRCGHTFCHHCIVKCLEIKDRCPKCSFTLNEQDIFPNFLLDELVSKYKTRTKGLAQLGSYTENGKHKVVGNDSSVPSCDGLRSIVAAESANLTLPDVNVMLEVLTQRKHLLEAETCTAQNKLLHEFLKHLLQQKEEQRNQLQKEVVLIKKDMEEVETILKDVQSKCPRVEDVKKASENDTAQVSAIRREMLGLIDIIDSNMVKPNDKATSGTDGLINPNVNQPSGSTLAVRRKRLHAHFDDFVQCYFDSRGKELLLGQKSQSQSEAQQHGGTHSTSSGLDVFRENLVKFSRYNSLRPLATLNYSSDLFNNSTIVSSIEFDKDNEFFAIAGVTKRIKVFDYGAVIRDTVDIHYPCVEMVSSSKISCVSWNSFHKGMLASSDYEGTVTVWDASTGQRTKAFQEHEKRCWSVDFNDVDTRLIASGSDDARVKLWALNTDYSVASLEAKANVCCVKFNPRSSCHLAFGSADHCVHYYDLRNMKEALCIFKGHRKAVSYVKFINKEEIVSASTDSQLKMWNINNPLCLRSFLGHVNEKNFVGLATDGDYVACGSENNALYVYYKGLTKQLFSYKFDAVRSILELQDRREEDLNEFVSAVCWRQMSNVVVAANSQGIIKILELV, encoded by the coding sequence ATGTCGACTCCTGGTAACAGTAATATGGGAAACGATGGCAACGCAGGGAGCAGTTGTGGATTAGGCGACAGtagcaaaattaataagtttcaTCAACCTACGAATGTGCTACAAAGGATGACTGGCATATTAGAAGATAAGAGCAACGATTACATGTGTCCAATTTGTTTCGATCTTATCGATACGGCGTATATCACACGTTGCGGACATACATTTTGTCATCATTGCATCGTAAAGTGCTTAGAGATTAAGGATCGTTGCCCGAAATGTAGTTTTACATTAAACGAGCAAGACATCTTCCCGAACTTTCTGTTGGACGAGCTAGTTTCCAAATATAAGACGAGAACTAAGGGTCTTGCGCAGTTAGGTTCTTACACGGAGAATGGTAAACATAAAGTAGTCGGTAATGATTCCTCGGTGCCGTCGTGCGATGGATTAAGAAGCATCGTTGCAGCAGAGAGCGCCAATCTCACTCTACCCGACGTAAATGTAATGTTAGAAGTGTTAACTCAACGAAAACATTTACTTGAAGCAGAGACTTGTACAGCGCAAAACAAACTTTTGCATGAATTTCTGAAGCATCTGCTGCAACAGAAGGAAGAGCAAAGAAATCAATTGCAGAAAGAAGTGGTGTTGATCAAGAAGGATATGGAAGAAGTTGAGACTATTCTAAAGGACGTTCAAAGCAAGTGTCCGCGGGTGGAAGATGTCAAAAAGGCGAGCGAGAATGACACGGCGCAGGTTTCAGCGATTAGACGAGAAATGCTCGgccttatagatataatagacTCGAATATGGTGAAACCTAACGACAAGGCGACCAGCGGTACTGATGGTTTGATTAATCCAAACGTCAATCAGCCAAGTGGATCAACCCTAGCTGTACGCAGGAAGAGACTGCACGCTCATTTCGACGACTTTGTTCAATGTTACTTTGATTCTCGTGGCAAGGAGTTACTGCTCGGCCAAAAATCACAATCGCAGAGCGAGGCGCAACAACACGGCGGCACGCATAGCACAAGTTCCGGTCTAGACGTCTTTCGTGAGAATCTAGTCAAGTTCTCAAGATACAATTCCTTGCGTCCATTAGCGACTCTCAATTACTCGTCGGATCTCTTCAATAATTCCACAATTGTTTCCAGCATCGAGTTCGATAAGGACAACGAGTTCTTCGCGATCGCTGGCGTGACCAAACGGATAAAGGTATTCGATTACGGTGCCGTTATACGTGACACCGTCGACATTCATTATCCTTGCGTCGAGATGGTCTCCAGTTCGAAAATCTCGTGCGTTTCGTGGAATTCTTTCCACAAGGGTATGCTCGCGTCATCGGATTACGAGGGTACCGTTACAGTGTGGGATGCGTCGACCGGTCAGAGAACCAAGGCGTTTCAAGAACATGAAAAGAGATGCTGGTCCGTCGATTTCAACGACGTGGACACGCGATTGATCGCGTCTGGTTCCGACGATGCCCGGGTCAAATTATGGGCGTTGAACACTGATTATTCCGTCGCATCTTTGGAGGCAAAGGCGAACGTATGTTGTGTCAAGTTCAATCCACGCAGCTCTTGTCACCTGGCATTCGGTTCTGCGGATCACTGCGtacattattatgatttaCGTAACATGAAAGAGGCGTTATGTATATTCAAAGGCCACCGCAAGGCCGTCTCCTATGTTAAGTTTATCAATAAGGAGGAAATTGTTTCTGCTAGTACGGATTCTCAGTTGAAAATgtggaatataaataatccGCTCTGTCTACGATCGTTCTTGGGACATGtaaacgagaaaaattttgtcgGACTCGCTACTGACGGCGATTACGTCGCCTGCGGATCAGAAAATAATGCGTTATACGTGTACTACAAAGGACTAACGAAACAGTTATTCTCGTACAAATTCGATGCAGTTCGAAGCATACTAGAGCTGCAAGACAGAAGAGAGGAAGATCTGAATGAGTTCGTGTCCGCGGTATGTTGGAGACAGATGTCCAATGTCGTGGTAGCCGCGAACTCTCAaggaattatcaaaatattagagttggtttaa
- the Med28 gene encoding uncharacterized protein Med28, translating into MATPTNSSGNLVDEFEEAFQQVLSMLIKDEGLVSNGTGASGGLTVDKEEGRAEMEQATMRFIDLARQVEAFFLQKRFLLSALKPEMIVKEDIQELRMELARKEELIKRHNEKIVIWQNMLSDLQGWAQSPAQGPAPNGLPSGNQSGQNQQTGSSGSNASMQQQQQMLQHQQQLQQQLQQQQHPQLQQQLQHPLQQQVQQGSGGPPTSGLQGVGVPVSQQGMFMAQGVAGGRATGFPVGGMGNSALQGPLAFLEKTTSNIGMPERRS; encoded by the exons ATGGCGACGCCGACCAACAGTAGTGGTAATCTCGTCGACGAGTTTGAGGAAGCATTTCAG CAAGTTTTGAGCATGCTGATAAAGGACGAAGGATTAGTCAGCAATGGGACTGGCGCTTCTGGTGGTTTGACAGTGGATAAAGAGGAAGGCCGCGCAGAGATGGAACAAGCTACGATGAGGTTTATAGATCTAGCTAGACAAGTGGAGGCTTTCTTCCTACAAAAAAGATTTCTGCTGTCTGCACTGAAGCCTGAGATGATAGTCAAGGAAGATATTCAAGAACTGAGAATGGAATTAGCCCGCAAGGAAGAGCTCATAAAGAGACATAATGAGAAAATTGTCATCTGGCAGAATATGTTGTCAGATTTACAGGGATGGGCGCAATCACCTGCTCAAGGTCCAGCACCCAATG GATTACCCAGTGGAAATCAAAGTGGGCAAAACCAACAAACCGGAAGCAGTGGTAGTAATGCTTCAatgcagcagcaacaacaaatGTTGCAACATCAGCAGCAATTGCAGCAGCAAttacagcagcagcagcatccACAATTGCAACAACAATTGCAGCATCCATTGCAACAACAG GTGCAGCAGGGCTCCGGTGGCCCGCCGACGTCGGGACTTCAAGGAGTCGGCGTGCCGGTCAGTCAGCAGGGCATGTTCATGGCGCAGGGTGTAGCCGGTGGGAGAGCCACCGGATTCCCGGTCGGCGGTATGGGGAATAGCGCTCTGCAGGGGCCTCTGGCCTTCCTGGAAAAGACAACGAGCAACATAGGGATGCCAGAGAGGCGGAGTTGA
- the LOC140671923 gene encoding AN1-type zinc finger protein 1 — MEFPETGKHCSIKDCKLLDFLPFVCEHCQATFCKEHFHMVSHKCLKTESAKPAIEKSINFLCSKESCKETSLIEMPCIKCKQHFCVTHRHHGCLELSETEKTQKLKKWQIPKKQFAEAKAVVDQQIAESLRKSKNTAMANKVQLMRVKGSAIGPKNVPTSERCYFLVHLPLTVKNKHIGTSKGVFVNVQWTIGKCIDSMADTLKVPTNTNAVMNKLQLFHHSNGALICNEMDTLLTKLFENSTIVDGQRVILEYSNNVPTDTSLYK; from the exons ATGGAGTTTCCAGAAACTGGTAAACATTGTTCAATAAAAGACTGCAAATTATTGGATTTTTTGCCATTTGTGTGTGAGCATTGTCAAGCCACTTTCTGTAAAGAGCACTTTCACATGGTATCGCACAAGTGTTTAAAAACAGAGAGTGCAAAACCTGCcatagaaaaatcaataaattttctatgcTCTAAAGAGTCCTGCAAAGAAACATCGCTGATTGAAATGCCCTGCATCAAGTGTAAACAGCATTTTTGTGTGACACACAGACATCATGGATGCTTAGAGTTGAGTGAAACTGAGAAAACtcagaaattgaaaaaatggcAAATACCCAAGAAACAATTTGCAGAAGCGAAAGCTGTTGTAGATCAACAAATTGCAGAGAGTTTGAGAAAATCAAAGAATACAGCAATGgcaaataaa gtGCAACTCATGCGTGTAAAGGGTTCTGCAATTGGTCCCAAAAATGTACCAACAAGCGAGAGATGTTACTTTCTTGTGCATTTGCCACTCacagttaaaaataaacacatagGCACATCTAAAGGTGTCTTTGTTAACGTACAATGGACAATTGGCAAATGTATAGACTCAATGGCAGATACGCTTAAAGTTCCCACTAATACTAATGCAGTCATGAATAAACTACAACTCTTCCATCATTCTAATGGAGCTCTAATATGTAATGAGATGGATacacttttaacaaaattatttgaaaattctacTATTGTCGATGGACAGCGAGTTATCCtagaatattctaataatgtaCCTACAGATACATCATTGTATAAATAG
- the LOC140671925 gene encoding anaphase-promoting complex subunit 13, with product MDSQVCGDGRLIDIIDESWRKERLPIDDISTPVAELPDPESDNGDSHMTLKELEQKWNNLALSSLSDNHLHSPTPLHN from the coding sequence ATGGACAGTCAAGTATGCGGAGATGGCAGACTGATAGATATAATTGATGAGAGCTGGCGCAAAGAACGTTTGCCTATCGACGACATCTCAACGCCAGTAGCTGAATTGCCAGATCCTGAGAGTGATAACGGAGATTCTCATATGACATTGAAGGAGTTGGAGCAAAAGTGGAATAATCTAGCTTTGAGCTCTCTCAGTGACAATCATCTGCATTCTCCGACACctctacataattaa